The Mycolicibacterium fluoranthenivorans genomic interval CGGGCGTCGGCGAGCTGCGAGCTGACCGCGGTCATCGGTTCCACGTCGGCGGGTTCGGCGGTGCCGAGCACAGCGGTCACCATCCCGGCGAGCCCGACCTGCGGCGCCACCCGCTGCAAGACCAGCATTTCCCCGTCCCTGGCGGCGATGACATGACGCTCCCCTTTGCGACACACCACGAATCGCACCATCTTCCCACCCACATCGCGACGCCACCACCGGCCCTCCAGGGTCCGGTCCGGGCGAGCCAGGGTGTCGGTCATCGCCGCCACCTCGGGGTGCGGTGCCCCGAAGACGTCGAGCACGCCCTGCGCGGTGAGGTCACGCGCGACCTGCTCCCACACCAGGTCCCGGAGTTCGGGCTGCGGGATGTTGGGCCGGATGCCCAACGAGGTCGGGAACTCCACCAGGTTGAGCCGGTCGGCGATCACCAGCATCCCGTCGATGGTGATCTCCACCGCGACGACGTCGTCGTAGTGCGTGGGCTCGCGGTGGAAGCTCGTCATCACCGGCCCCCTGCGATCTGCCGGTCCAGAGCCGACCGCTGCGCGTCGTCGGTGCGGTCGTACCGGCCGGCCGAATTGCCGAGCCGGACACCGAGACCCTGCGACACCGACG includes:
- a CDS encoding ESX secretion-associated protein EspG codes for the protein MTSFHREPTHYDDVVAVEITIDGMLVIADRLNLVEFPTSLGIRPNIPQPELRDLVWEQVARDLTAQGVLDVFGAPHPEVAAMTDTLARPDRTLEGRWWRRDVGGKMVRFVVCRKGERHVIAARDGEMLVLQRVAPQVGLAGMVTAVLGTAEPADVEPMTAVSSQLADARTPHQLAQFGISPASARVYAQATAEPDSWVEITANERHDGGTYSQAAVAAGVLDSTLGRIVSIPRRVNGELFGSFLPGTQENLQRALDGLVEFLPSGTWFERTVDTDYFDGD